In one Juglans regia cultivar Chandler chromosome 11, Walnut 2.0, whole genome shotgun sequence genomic region, the following are encoded:
- the LOC108995237 gene encoding uncharacterized protein LOC108995237, producing the protein MFKANWDAAIDKVNSRVGIGIIVRNSEGAVMASLCSSMDLVPDPLLGEAIAARRASSFCTDLGLQHIILKGDSLLVVKAIENKEDSWSDSDLVIRDIKILLSKFLSWSVLHVHREVNVIAYHLAKFALNCQEDCIMIEDCPPCIKQLL; encoded by the coding sequence ATGTTCAAAGCCAACTGGGATGCTGCCATTGATAAAGTCAATTCAAGGGTGGGGATTGGTATAATTGTTAGGAACTCAGAAGGAGCTGTTATGGCATCCTTATGTTCTTCAATGGACCTGGTCCCGGATCCACTTCTCGGTGAGGCCATAGCAGCTCGAAGAGCCTCTTCCTTCTGTACAGATCTGGGTCTTCAGCATATAATACTCAAAGGTGATTCCCTTTTGGTGGTGAAGGCAATCGAAAACAAGGAAGATAGTTGGAGTGATTCTGACCTTGTTATTAGAGATATTAAGATTTTGCTTTCTAAGTTCCTCTCTTGGTCTGTCTTACATGTCCATAGGGAAGTTAATGTAATTGCATATCATTTGGCAAAGTTTGCTCTTAACTGCCAAGAGGATTGCATAATGATTGAGGACTGTCCCCCTTGTATCAAGCAACTACTTTga
- the LOC118349891 gene encoding uncharacterized protein LOC118349891: MERFRLALEKGNLSDLGWKGNKFTWSNKHEDDTFTKERLDRAVANPRWAHLYKEYWVEVLVGRCSDHRPLLLVSSKKDRNIWRGKKVFRYEAGWAKDEECEGVIRREWDRGEERGEKSLNFMNLLDNCSKALGKWNNQNKFNRVRAIKEKTEVLKKLQEDEGRHNSAEIKRVQRERRRKNSISQVLDDRGRVFRGQVEVDEAFRSYFERLFSTSNPNTAAMEKCLQNIVPWVTSEMNERLSRPFSKLEIEVVIKSMAPLKSPGPDGFGACFYQNHWATVGDKVCSTVLDLLNGKTSFSSVNHTFIVLIPKSKDPKLVTEYTPISLCNVIYKVASKVIANRLKEVLSASISANQSAFIPGRIITDNVMVAYEVLHSMKVSKKGKKGSMAIKLDMSKAYDRIEWPYVIAVMKRLGFCDGWTSLILKCISSVSFSVLINGTPGEVLLPSRGLRQGDPLSPYLFILCAEGLSSLLNNSDLRGNTKGISVARHGLRVNHLLFADDCILFCRASVEEWRKMQDLLLIYEKASGQFLNKEKTAVFFSSNTSVEVKRKILVEGGAIVQGSYDKYLGLPTMVGRSKYNTFRSLKERVWQKISNWKNFFLSGAGKEVMIKAVLQAIPSYTMSVFMLPKRLCKEINVMLFRFWWKNQKNSSGIVWRSWERMSQSKEGGGLGFRNLTSFNSALLAKQAWRILQNPSSMVATIFKQKYFRSSSLLEAKLGRAPSQIWRSIWSSLDLLKEGLRWRVGDGQNINIWGQRWLPTPSSFRVQSPNPLLNTCVLVKDLMFEGRKVWNEGFIKSIFSKEEADMIISIPLSKRDVDDRMIWGPSKKGIFSVKSAYHLEESRSRVSIGESSEQNGLGKLWKSIWGLNIPGSTKSFLWKAGNNLLATRKNLRSKRIVEDSRCPICLQEEETVLHVLWQCPAANDVWSGSVISVQKWRVGEGDLLGLLEVLTEKLSIGDMEEVAVVLRGLWLRRNTFVFESKLLSHTYVISTARESLEEYQSSCGKITEIRQQANTGGLVHSWSPPDVYWFKANWDVALDVKQRKLVVSRKAFVDQPAIAEGWALRKAMELCEDLRFNKVIMEGDAQVVVNAVNSQIEDLSYFGSIIEDLKVQMKEWPNWSVKFANRNTNTAAHTLAKEALHIDLEKIWIEDIPVCISDCLLRDYCIVNTDI, encoded by the exons ATGGAGAGATTTAGGTTAGCCTTAGAGAAAGGAAATCTTTCTGATCTTGGGTGGAAGGGGAACAAGTTCACATGGAGTAATAAACATGAGGATGACACCTTTACAAAAGAAAGGTTGGATAGGGCAGTGGCAAATCCAAGGTGGGCACACTTGTACAAAGAATACTGGGTGGAGGTATTAGTAGGGAGATGCTCAGATCATAGGCCTTTGCTACTGGTTTCGAGTAAGAAAGACAGAAATATTTGGAGAGGCAAGAAAGTATTTAGATACGAAGCTGGTTGGGCCAAAGATGAAGAATGTGAAGGGGTTATTAGAAGAGAGTGGGATAGAGGGGAGGAGAGGGGTGAGAAGTCTTTAAATTTCATGAATCTGTTGGATAATTGCAGCAAGGCTCTCGGGAAGTGGAATAACCAGAACAAGTTTAACAGGGTGAGAGCTATTAAGGAAAAAACAGAAGTCCTTAAGAAGCTACAAGAAGATGAGGGGAGGCATAACTCAGCAGAGATTAAAAGGGTGCAAAGAGAG agaagaagaaaaaacagcaTTAGCCAAGTGTTGGATGATCGAGGTAGAGTCTTTAGGGGTCAGGTGGAAGTTGATGAAGCCTTTAGATCCTATTTTGAGAGGTTGTTTTCTACCTCAAATCCTAACACAGCTGCTATGGAGAAGTGTCTACAGAATATAGTACCTTGGGTGACAAGTGAGATGAATGAAAGATTAAGTAGACCTTTTAGCAAGTTGGAAATTGAAGTTGTTATCAAAAGTATGGCCCCTTTGAAGTCTCCaggccctgatggttttggtgCTTGCTTCTACCAAAATCATTGGGCAACAGTGGGGGATAAGGTATGCTCGACAGTCTTAGATTTGCTAAATGGTAAAACCTCTTTCTCTTCAGTTAACCACACGTTCATTGTCTTGATTCCCAAGTCTAAGGACCCTAAGTTGGTAACTGAATATACGCCTATTAGCCTATGTAATGTGATTTACAAAGTGGCGTCCAAAGTGATAGCAAACAGACTCAAAGAAGTGTTGTCTGCATCTATTTCAGCCAATCAAAGTGCCTTTATTCCTGGGAGGATTATAACGGATAATGTTATGGTGGCTTATGAGGTATTACATTCGATGAAGGTGAGCAAGAAAGGTAAAAAAGGTAGCATGGCTATCAAACTTGATATGTCTAAGGCCTACGACAGAATTGAGTGGCCTTATGTGATTGCTGTTATGAAAAGGCTGGGGTTCTGTGATGGGTGGACAAGTTTAATTCTGAAATGTATTAGTTCAGTCTCCTTTTCTGTGTTAATTAATGGTACACCAGGTGAGGTGTTATTGCCCTCAAGGGGTcttagacaaggggatcctctatcCCCTTATCTATTCATCTTGTGTGCAGAGGGATTGAGTTCTTTACTCAACAACTCAGATCTAAGGGGGAACACAAAGGGTATTTCAGTAGCTAGACACGGCTTAAGAGTAAATCATCtgctctttgcagatgattgtattCTGTTTTGTAGAGCCTCGGTGGAAGAATGGAGGAAGATGCAGGATTTGTTGCTCATTTATGAAAAAGCCTCGGGTCAATTTCTTAATAAGGAGAAGACAGCAGTGTTTTTCAGTTCTAATACCTCTGTGGAAGTTAAAAGGAAGATTCTTGTGGAAGGTGGAGCTATTGTGCAAGGCAGTTATGATAAGTACTTGGGTCTACCCACTATGGTAGGTAGATCAAAGTATAACACTTTTAGAAGCTTAAAAGAAAGAGTTTGGCAAAAGATTAGCAATTGGAAGAATTTCTTTCTGTCTGGGGCAGGAAAGGAAGTCATGATAAAAGCTGTCCTACAAGCAATTCCATCTTATACTATGAGTGTCTTCATGCTGCCTAAAAGGTTGTGCAAAGAGATCAATGTGATGCTGTTCAGATTTTGGtggaaaaatcagaaaaattccAGTGGTATTGTCTGGAGGAGTTGGGAGAGAATGAGTCAGTCAAAAGAGGGTGGAGGTCTGGGCTTTAGAAATCTGACCAGTTTTAATTCAGCACTTCTGGCTAAGCAAGCATGGAGAATACTTCAAAATCCTTCCTCTATGGTTGCCaccatattcaaacaaaaatattttagaagctCATCCCTGCTGGAAGCTAAGTTAGGGAGAGCTCCATCTCAAATTTGGAGAAGCATATGGAGTTCTTTGGATCTGCTAAAGGAAGGACTAAGGTGGAGGGTGGGGGATGgccaaaatattaatatttgggGTCAGAGGTGGTTGCCAACACCATCTTCTTTCAGGGTGCAATCTCCTAATCCTTTACTGAATACTTGTGTTTTAGTTAAGGACCTAATGTTTGAGGGAAGGAAGGTATGGAATGAGGGtttcataaaatctattttttctaagGAAGAGGCTGATATGATAATCAGTATCCCTTTAAGTAAGAGGGACGTGGATGATAGAATGATTTGGGGACCCTCTAAGAAAGGTATTTTTAGTGTCAAATCTGCCTACCACTTGGAGGAATCTAGATCAAGAGTCTCAATAGGAGAATCCTCGGAACAGAATGGCTTAGGAAAGctttggaagagtatttggggACTAAACATTCCTGGCAGCACAAAAAGTTTCCTTTGGAAGGCAGGGAATAATCTATTAGCTACCAGGAAAAATCTGAGGTCTAAGAGGATTGTGGAAGATTCTAGATGCCCTATTTGTTTGCAAGAGGAAGAAACAGTCCTACATGTTCTTTGGCAATGTCCTGCTGCAAATGATGTATGGTCAGGATCTGTCATTTCAGTTCAGAAATGGAGGGTGGGAGAAGGGGATCTACTTGGTTTGCTGGAAGTACTAACAGAGAAGCTCTCAATTGGTGATATGGAGGAAGTTGCTGTAGTTTTGAGAGGGTTATGGCTTCGGAGAAATACCTTTGTGTTTGAAAGCAAGCTTCTAAGTCACACTTATGTGATTAGTACAGCTAGAGAGAGCTTAGAAGAGTATCAGTCTTCATGTGGGAAGATAACTGAAATCAGACAGCAAGCAAACACAGGGGGTTTGGTTCATAGTTGGAGTCCACCTGATGTGTATTGGTTTAAGGCCAATTGGGATGTAGCTTTAGATGTGAAACAAAGGAAG CTTGTTGTGAGTCGAAAAGCTTTTGTGGATCAACCTGCTATAGCTGAGGGCTGGGCATTAAGGAAAGCAATGGAGTTATGTGAAGATCTAAGATTCAACAAAGTAATAATGGAAGGAGATGCACAGGTCGTTGTTAATGCAGTAAACAGCCAGATTGAAGATTTATCTTATTTTGGCAGCATTATTGAAGATTTGAAGGTTCAGATGAAAGAATGGCCTAACTGGTCAGTGAAGTTTGCAAATAGAAATACAAATACAGCAGCACATACTCTTGCTAAAGAAGCATTACACATAGATTTAGAAAAGATATGGATAGAAGATATACCAGTTTGTATTTCAGATTGTTTACTGAGAGATTATTGCATTGTAAACACTGATATTTGA